DNA from Rhodospirillaceae bacterium:
GTTTTACTTCCGCACGACGGACGTGACGGGGACGATTGAGCTTCCGGAAGGGACAGAGATGGTTATGCCTGGAGATAATATTTCCATGCAGGTCAACCTGATTGCCCCGATTGCCATGGATGATGGTCTGCGCTTCGCTAT
Protein-coding regions in this window:
- the tuf gene encoding elongation factor Tu (EF-Tu; promotes GTP-dependent binding of aminoacyl-tRNA to the A-site of ribosomes during protein biosynthesis; when the tRNA anticodon matches the mRNA codon, GTP hydrolysis results; the inactive EF-Tu-GDP leaves the ribosome and release of GDP is promoted by elongation factor Ts; many prokaryotes have two copies of the gene encoding EF-Tu), with translation FYFRTTDVTGTIELPEGTEMVMPGDNISMQVNLIAPIAMDDGLRFAIREGGRTVGAGVVAKIIE